GTTAATaaaagttagtatgcacctttaGGTATTCCTGGTCGCTAACCATTTCAGGTTaagatcaagaagagcaaggGGCATACGGTGCTCGAAAACATGGGAGCTGCATCAACTACAGATCTTGATGCTCTTTGGTGATAGAACACACTCAAAAGGAGACCCCTCGACATTGCACACTTGACTATcatacaaaagtccaagtgtgggggagagagTCTCATTACAAGATTCCATACGCACCAAAGGTCATGAAAAAAACTAAATGATGTCAGCTCCGCCTtgctaaaaaaaagagagaaaagctgaaaaagagagagaaataaaagaaaaaagggGAACCGCAAGACGAGTGCTCCCCTTCTACACCTTTGCTGCTTATCACCAAGGTCCATGGTCTATACACAATATTTGTGTGTGTGGCCTAGCCTTGTTGATCGCCTGAATAGGACTATATGCAATCAAGCCACCGCACAGCAggctcaaagcttcatctatatGCTGCCAGTAAGTATACTTAGGAAGCAAAGGTAACTCAATGTTCACCAACACCTTTACTCAATTTTGTCTCCATGGAAATTCAAACTTGCTCATACAAATTCAtgcttccattgtttatgaaGTATGCTCTGGTTTGGATGCATTTATTAATGGTacatccataggctttttaaattaaccATGGTGCTTAtgttaaaatagccttctttaatcaacATTTGACATGGTGTTAAATCTTGGTTAATGAACCTTGAGttattactttcataaacaatgaAGGTAGTCTATAAaggagatgaatcaaggctagGGTTATTTTGCAAACTTTACTTTTAGCCTTGCCTGAGTTTTATTCAAAGAAAAAAAGTTGTTGGGTAAAcaaacaaaaaataataataataataaaagaaTAATAATAAAACAATAGCAATAATAGCAATAAGATTTAGGCTCCCTAGCATTTTAGCTGGTAGGGTCTTTGTTTGTTTCCATTTTTGTTTCTTCATTCAATAAAGCAGGTACAaaaaataagtgtgggggagatctctcaagcataactaacacacattcgagatctcccaccaacacgttgcacaaaCATCAAATGAACTAGCATGCAAGAAGGACAGAACAAACGGCTCCAGAGAAGGTTTGATTCGACTAAACCATTTCTGATTCCCCGCAACTCCTTCCTCTTCaacgatggtttgtgcaacatTACCCTCAACTCCCTCCAACTTTGAGTTTAAACAAACATAATCTCTATCACTAAAATTAAACTCAAATGAACCAAccatgcctccatgcaaattATAAACCACACTTTGTTCAAAATTTCAAAAGGTGACAAGATCATAACATttttaagatagaagcttgcataaagtttgtttcatttacacatacttatgcttgtgggaaaatattctaataggacaatcatgttgactaagttgttgtgaggtgCGATATAGTTCTGACTAAGAAATCCTACCgtttctattcaaagtacttggagaatttgttttgataaaaatgttataaaaccatagtgtcacatactcctcaaatggtgagcaattcctaccaaagccaaatatgacatcttgcaaGCTTCAAGCTTTCTACATACgctgcttgttattgtgttgagtttggtcaagtcttgttgacccttgtcgagagatttatcatgctcccaagatcaagatcacgtacacaccatatatatgtgctgcttctacactagaagtacgcaaaaacatgccacccatttccaccaaataaatactccatgttctgcAAAGTAGTGATCTCTCTCTCAATATGTGGTTTAAGAGACATGTGCTATTCAAAAATATGTgagaaaagaaaaatatatatatagggacacatgaaggtcccagagaaagaaagaaaaaaaatatggacacatgaaggtccaaagcattgaaaaaaatgatgagcacatgaaggctcatgtaaaaaaaagagaaagaaagaaagatagccatgtctcaaaataataagttatataTAGAGATcgtatctacaaaaggagtatattcATATCATtttccacacacacacacgtcttgatctaagagtatggcacttttctccttggatcctcgatttgagtttacaacatatgcaatacaagtatgctatcCTGTTTATCCCTACataaagctccacataagcctttttaaaagtaggagaaaacaaaagaaggcaaaacattacTATGCCATGGTGAGGAATTATaaaccattgagtgatttgagagtgccatttgaggatTAAAATGAACTATGCTTTTCTTGAGAAAAAAACTTTCGaaaactccaagttgctaagatgtgaaactgggaagatgactttgttttGAGAACTATTCCACTTctcaacaacccaaggaaacatgttagccaCCACCACAAATCCCACTTGtgtaaagaatgtgttggaataactttcATGTAAGCCATgtatcttaggatgttatgctcatgTTTTCTTTAAGCcttgctcgaggacgagcaaaggggtaattgtgggggagcttgttggcagtCCTTAACTCCATCTACTAACCGCCAACTTTTTCATCAAATTGACTCATACAAgaaccaaacttagaattagggcttatAGATAATaaagttccacaagttttggtgtttacaTATTTTGTATGACATATACACGAATACAATGGAAAATAAAGCCAAAAGGCACAATAAGGCAAAGCGCAATGCAAACTTaggtcaagaaatggagaaaggCGAATTCTTCGGAAGAATTTGGGCCAACCACCGACACACGTAAGGCCCAGACCCTCCCCAGGAACCAACCACGTGAAGGTGGTGGCGAGGCGGACTTGGCCTGGTGCGGCTCGGGCccaccttcaccatggcagtTCATTAATTAGAGGGAAGATCGGTTTGCATGGTTTCCATGTGTATCTCTCCCGAAACCAACCTCTagcttgtataaatagagggggagAGCTCCTCTCACAATAACACATCAAGGAAGAGAGCTACACCACATTTGAGCATCAGTCCAAGGGCTTAGGCCATAACTAGCTAGTAGAGTtgatagggagagatgtgaggaatAGCTTGGGGAAGCGCCGGGCGTGTTggtgtctccccaacttgtacctcgatgaacaTATGCTTGTATCTCAATGGAGATTCTCGCTAAGTAAGTGTTCGTAGTTCTCTTGGTTAGTTAATCTTTACTCTTATTTGCTTGCGGGATTGTCATCCGCTATCATAACAAGGTAGCTGCTTCAGGTAGGAGTTTTGTCTCCTATTGTCTCACCTACCACCTAGTATACCCGTTGTGTGGACTCAATCTATGTATTACAATTGTGTGATTAAGATAGAGCCATTGGAGGAGAGTTAGAATCATAGGAATCTATAGTCTTTCTCGATGTCCTCCCACCTAGCAATACCTTACTATAGTTATCCTTGAGCTGCTTCGAACTTGTTTCATCACCCTTCCTATCCAATATTCGATTACCCCTCTACACTTTTTGGTACTAAGTTTTGGTGAACATTAAGGTCGCTCATTTATTATCATTCCTAGCTACCGCTTTCCATTAGGATAAAATAAGTAacaataccttggaatactcctgggtgaagtgctacaacggtatattatgtgcgcttgcagaatcctctacttgagcataagaaataccaacaatcaCCTCCTATGCCTTGTTGATCACAATTAAGCGGACTCTAGCTAAACATACTCAATGAAAGCATTTATCCACATGGTTggcactcaattactaaaactaaactagggctttcaggaGGTGAAGTATATTTTGATGCATTATAATCTAAATACTAatggtattattattattatgataTATTAAAATTATATTTTGAAAATGCAGTATCACTGCTAGCCTAGCCaaatcgttggtgatatggtaaaACTGGCGGTGATGATCAAGGCAACATCGCCAGAAAAAACGCCGTACCGACGGTGACGAACAAAACACCGCACCGATGGTGATGGACATGACATCAGTGCCGAACGAAACTCCAAGGGCGATGATGATGTTTGCTCAATCATCATCGGATCGTATGCCAGATCGGCAGTGATGTCTCCATCATCGCCATTGGATCGTACACCGGACCGGCTATGGTGTTCACTGTATCACCACCGGATCAAACGCCGCCCATCAGTGATGGTAACTACCTAACCGCTGGATCGTATGCTAGGCCAACATTGATGTCTCCATCGTAATCGCTGGATCATATGCCATACCGACGTTGATGTCACCATCATCACCACTGGATCGTATGCTAGACCAACGTTGATGTCaccatcatcactgccggatcgTATGCCACACCGACATTGATGTCTCCATCATCACCGCCGGATCATACGCCCGATCGGTGGGGGTCTTCACCGTGTCGCCACTGGATCGAACGCTGATGTGGCGGTGATGGTAACATCATCATTGCCGAGCCATCGGTGATGACGTTTATCACCGGCGGTGATAACCGAGGTTATCACCAATGACTTTCACAAATGATGGCGATAACCGGCGGTGAAGGGGGTTACGAACTGGTGGTGATGACCTATCTATAGTATTGCTAGTTCACCCCTCCCTTCTTGGGACATGTCCCATGCACCTATCCTCACACGAGGAGAAGATGAAGAGATAGAAGTTAGAAGAACATATCCACACTAGGCTTATGGTTTTTAGCACAATGTAATTATAGTAGGTTGATGTATTTATGGTAGGCTGCCCTTAATTGATTGTGCCTGTAATTATAGTAGGATGATGTATTTATGGTACGTTGCCCTTGATTGATTGTGCATGTAATCTTGCCTGTGTGGTTGGCTGCATGCCATCCCGGCTACATGTACACCTATACAAGATATGAATGACAATGTATTCTAATCACGTTTACATGGTATCAATCACGATTACGATCCGCTACTCTTTTGCAACCCTCGCCAGCCGCCGATCCGATCGCTGCCCCCGCCGCTGACACCGTCGCTGGGCGCATCGCCGGTCCCATCGCCTGCACCTCCACTAGATCGCCGGCCCCCGTCGTTGACCTCGTCACCGGGTGCCGCCGCTGGTCTGCTCGACTGCCCCACTTGTTTCCCGATGGCGGATGACGCCGACGCTGCTGCggacgccgctgccgccgccaagGAAGCCAAAGATCGCCGTCTCGCTGCGGCTGTCGAAGAACATCGCCTCATGACTGAGGCCGAATCCCACGCTGAAGAAGCACGCCATGCCGAGGAGGCCCGTCTCCGCACCGCGGCGCTGGACGCGTACGAGAGCGCCCACGAGGCCCTTTGGGCACAggccactgccgtcatcaacgTCAAGGCCCTCATCCCCGTCGTCCTCGATCACGCCACGAACACCTACAGCAAGTGGCACTGCATGTTCCTCACCATCCTTGGCAAATATGCCCTGACTCGCCATGTTCTCGATGATGAGGCCTGCCCCTCGCGCCCGACATGGGTGCAGGCAGATTGTGTCGTCTTGATGTGGATTTATGGCACTGTCTCCAACGGTCTACAACAGTCCCTGATGATGCGGTAGCGACACGGTCGCGGTGCCTAGTGCTACCTCGAGGACGAGTTCCTCGGCCAGCGGGAGTCCCGCGCGCTCCTCCTCAAAACGCAGTTCCGCAACTTCCGCCAAGACGCCTTAAGCATCACCGACTACTATCGCCGTCTCGAGTCCACCTCTCTCGCCGAGTTCGGCGACCCCATCGGCAATCGGCAGCTGGTGCTCACGCTCCTCCGTGGCTTGAGTGGCAAGTTCCGCCATATGGTGTCCATCCTCAAGATGCATCGCCCATTCCCGACGTTTGCAGAGGCTCGGACACCATCACCGCCATCCGCTCTCGTTGCTGCCACTCCGCGCCCGACGATGCCCAGGGCACCAGCGCCTCCACACCCGGGGACGTCCCCCCCTGCGCGCCCTCCTGGTGCACCCACTGGTGGTCAGTGCAACGGCCACCGTCGCGGACGCGGTGGATGCGGCGGCCCATCAGCGCATGTAATCTTGCCTGTGTGGTTGGCTGCATGCCATCCCGGCTCTATGTACACCTGTACAAGATATGTATGACAATGTATTCTAATCACGTTTACAACGGTGAGGCTTACTGCCATGTGAAGGCCACATCAATGTCCACACGGCAAAACCACTGACATGCTAGAACTAAAACAGGATTTTGTATCCCGGGTATTTTTTCCGGTTTGCAAAAATTGAAGGGCAATGTTTGTCCAGTTTTGGTGTTCAAGGTTGGAAACTAGACATGTGACAGTTTGAAGGCTAAAAATAGACTTCGTCCTATCCATATGGCTTTCTTCGTGAAACTATAAAATATGGCTTACGAACGCAGAACCAACCCCTAGTCTGAACCAATCTCAAGCACCAAAATGAGCCCTTGGATTGTGTCTGCCCAAGAAGGCTGAGGACTGAAGTGCAAACTTCACACTCAGAACCACACGCGTAACGATAGCACCCAAGGGAAAAGATTTTCCTTAGGCTCAAAGGAAGCTTTGGCATGTCAAATGGTGGCAGTAGTTTCGTGCGCGTGAATGCTTGCCAGTGTTTCGGTGCAACGCTAGCATGGGGCTCTTTTATGCTGGGACTAGCTTTCTTAATCTTTTTGCTGTTCCTGTTTTCCCTTGCTTTATTAATACAGTTGCTTCTAAGGGTCACAATTGTCACAGACTGAGATAAAGCCATTGTGCATGGATCCCTAGAGTGGTTGCATTGCTTTTCTCTTTTGAAAGGAAACGAATATAGTGCGTGGCCCTGGGTCTGGTTTGCAACACTGTAAGCTTAGCTTGTAAGTAACACATTCCAATGTTTCTCAAGAAAAAAAGTGGGAATTTTGTACTATCCGCATACAAATTTGATGTTTGTCCTAATTTTCGTCGAAACTTTTTCTTGCTAATTTAATACCGGCATCTCTCCCTTAAATATCTGTGGCAGCGAGGCTTTTAAACATCCCCGTTCGGTCCAGCAGGGACGTTTGAACTAGAGCCCAGACTTGGGCTGTGCTATTTGAGGGGCAGATCATGGAATATCTTTTGGCACGGCCTAAAGCACGGCACGAAATATTTTGGGCTGTGCTGGCCAAGGTTTTAAATAGCCGGCTATGCCATTTAGCTTTCTGTGTCCGAAAATAGGCTATAGCCGGCTATAGCGGCAGCTAAGGGCTAACTTGTACATAGAAAAACTTAGCTAAATCTTTCTCaaacagctatagccggagatagcggaggctatagccggagatttaaaaccttgtgCTGGCAAGGCACAAACACGAGGGCCGTGCCTTGCCTATGATCCCGGCACGATGGGTGGGGCGGGCCCATCAGTGTCCACTTGTCGTCCACCCCGGTTCATGGCCGACATGGCTAGCTGCATACTAGCTTGCCATGAAGGGAGAAAAGACACGTCGATTTTGGGCCCTCCAGGGTTCAGAGAAGATGAAGCGCTTCACTTGCCTTCCTCCCGAAGAAAGACGCTGCCGCCGCACCGTATGATCAAAGATCATCTCCCTCTGTCCCACTCGCCGTCGCCCCCTGCGCCGCCTCGCATTCTTCTTCCCCGCGTCCTTCCAGTTCCAGATCCCTCTCGTTTCCTGCAGGTGCCGGGCATATCTCCCTGCAACGCCCGCCCACCACACCCGGTTTGGTGGAATGCATGCCTCGCGACAAGAGAGCCAAGAAAGTGGCGGCGGCGCGCCGGCGCCTGACCTGGAGCCGCTGGAGGACCGGATCAGCGCCTTGCCGGACGGCATCCTCCGGCACGTGCTCGGTTTCCTGCCGGCGGACGAGGCGGTGAAGACGTGTGTGCTCGCGCGGCACTGGCGCCACCAATGGAGGTCCGTGCGTCGCCTGCGCATCGTCCACTCCGAGAAAGGGCCACGGAGACGGAGCGCCGACGACTTTGTCAGGTTCGTGAACCGCCTACTGCTCCTTCGAGGGCCAGGCGTGGCTTTAGATGAGTTCGAGGTTTCAGGGAGTGTCAAGGTATTGGAAACGGAAATCGAGGAAGAGATCCATATTTGGATCCGACATGTCTTGCTGTGCAATGTACGGGTACTGATCATCAATCTCTGGACCTATCTACGCCCTCCTCTGATCTCCCAGCACCTGCGAAGACTGGAGCTCAACTATGTGGATTCTCACGCCGACTGCCTTGATTTTGCGACCTGTCCAGGATTGGAGGTTCTCGACATAACACACGGTTGTCTGTCCTGTTTAAGGATTCTATCCCAGTCCGTAAAGCATCTGCGAATCATAAGCACCTGTTTTGCCAATAGTATCCGGGCCTGCATTTCTATGCCTGGTCTCATTTCTCTGCAGCTCAACCATTTCGAGGGCAAAGCACCTCTGCTTGAAATGCCATCACTACACACTGCATTTGTCAGGCCTGACGACCTGGTGGATGATTGTATGAAGAGAGGTGATTATGGGGGTGCTTGTTGTGGCATTTGTGCATATTGTTGCGGCACGAATGACCACAGAGGTCGTTGCGTACTTCTTGGGGGTCTGTCCAATGCAATGTATTTGGAATTGATAGCCTACCGTGGAACGGTATGCATACGTCCATCCTCTGAGTTCTAATTGTTCAGTTTGTTGCTT
This sequence is a window from Miscanthus floridulus cultivar M001 chromosome 10, ASM1932011v1, whole genome shotgun sequence. Protein-coding genes within it:
- the LOC136490257 gene encoding MEIOTIC F-BOX protein MOF-like, giving the protein MHASRQESQESGGGAPAPDLEPLEDRISALPDGILRHVLGFLPADEAVKTCVLARHWRHQWRSVRRLRIVHSEKGPRRRSADDFVRFVNRLLLLRGPGVALDEFEVSGSVKVLETEIEEEIHIWIRHVLLCNVRVLIINLWTYLRPPLISQHLRRLELNYVDSHADCLDFATCPGLEVLDITHGCLSCLRILSQSVKHLRIISTCFANSIRACISMPGLISLQLNHFEGKAPLLEMPSLHTAFVRPDDLVDDCMKRGDYGGACCGICAYCCGTNDHRGRCVLLGGLSNAMYLELIAYRGTFIFKRDLKGCPTFSKLKTLLLNEWCVAICLSALVCVLEHSPVLEKLILQISQDAECKTEAEGRNHRQMERVPKLSERLKLVEIKCKNVGFRVCEIISFLSRFMQVNLKLVTRNSHLFSFED